One Caloramator mitchellensis DNA window includes the following coding sequences:
- the atpD gene encoding F0F1 ATP synthase subunit beta, with amino-acid sequence MNKGKIVQIIGPVVDIRFQAGKLPEIYNAIHIKNGDKILVCEVMQHLGDEIVRTVSMESTDGLVRGMEAIDTGNPIMVPVGEKTLGRLFNVLGQPIDNNEEIGETEFYPIHRPAPKFEEQAVEPEIFETGIKVIDLICPYQRGGKIGLFGGAGVGKTVLIQELINNIAKEHGGLSVFTGVGERTREGNDLYYEMKESGVIENTVLVFGQMNEPPGARMRVALTGLTMAEYFRDKGNDVLLFIDNIFRFSQAGSEVSALLGRIPSAVGYQPTLANEMGALQERITSTKNGSITSVQAVYVPADDLTDPAPATTFTHLDAITVLSRSIAELGIYPAVDPLESSSRILDPRIVGLEHYEVAQRVKSILQRYKELQDIIAILGVDELSEEDKLIVSRARKIQRFLSQPFNVAEQFTGMKGKYVPIKETVRGFKEILDGLHDELPESAFYMVGSIDEAVEKAKTLV; translated from the coding sequence ATGAACAAGGGTAAGATAGTCCAAATAATAGGACCAGTTGTAGATATTAGGTTTCAAGCTGGAAAGCTTCCAGAAATATATAATGCAATTCATATAAAAAATGGAGATAAAATATTAGTCTGCGAGGTTATGCAGCATCTTGGAGATGAAATTGTAAGAACTGTTTCAATGGAATCTACCGATGGACTTGTAAGGGGGATGGAGGCTATTGATACTGGAAATCCAATTATGGTTCCAGTTGGGGAAAAGACGTTGGGTAGGCTTTTTAATGTTTTAGGACAGCCTATTGATAATAATGAAGAAATTGGAGAAACTGAATTTTATCCTATTCATAGGCCTGCACCAAAATTTGAAGAACAGGCAGTTGAGCCTGAAATATTTGAAACTGGTATTAAAGTTATAGATCTTATTTGCCCATATCAAAGAGGTGGGAAGATAGGTCTTTTTGGTGGTGCCGGTGTTGGCAAAACAGTTTTAATCCAGGAGCTTATTAATAACATTGCAAAGGAACACGGTGGGCTCTCGGTTTTTACAGGAGTCGGAGAAAGAACAAGGGAAGGAAATGACCTTTATTATGAAATGAAGGAATCAGGAGTTATTGAAAATACTGTTCTTGTTTTTGGACAGATGAATGAGCCTCCAGGAGCTAGAATGAGGGTTGCTTTAACGGGTCTTACAATGGCGGAATATTTTAGAGATAAGGGAAACGATGTTCTTTTGTTTATAGATAATATATTTAGATTTTCACAGGCAGGCTCAGAGGTTTCAGCCCTTCTTGGAAGAATCCCTTCAGCCGTTGGCTATCAGCCAACTCTTGCAAATGAAATGGGGGCGCTGCAGGAGAGAATTACATCAACCAAGAATGGCTCAATTACATCTGTTCAGGCGGTTTATGTTCCTGCGGACGACTTGACTGACCCTGCACCGGCAACCACATTTACTCACCTTGATGCCATTACGGTTTTATCAAGATCGATTGCTGAACTTGGAATTTATCCTGCAGTTGACCCACTTGAATCTTCATCAAGAATACTTGATCCAAGAATTGTTGGTCTTGAACACTATGAAGTTGCACAGAGAGTAAAGAGTATACTACAAAGATATAAGGAACTTCAGGATATTATAGCAATACTCGGAGTTGATGAACTTTCTGAAGAAGACAAGCTAATAGTGTCAAGAGCCAGAAAGATACAAAGATTCTTATCACAGCCATTTAACGTTGCGGAGCAATTTACAGGTATGAAGGGGAAATACGTTCCAATTAAAGAAACTGTAAGGGGATTTAAGGAAATATTAGATGGACTTCACGACGAACTACCTGAATCAGCCTTTTATATGGTTGGTAGTATAGATGAAGCTGTAGAAAAGGCAAAAACATTAGTATAA
- the atpG gene encoding ATP synthase F1 subunit gamma, with the protein MSKGELLEIKRRIKSIQNTQKITKAMGLVATAKFKRIRENAEYVKVLSEATKDTFEKTLCEESVYTKYFTVNDANSDLYVIITSNTGLCGNYNSSVINSTLEFLKNEDRLITIGDRGSNFFKRRGFNIVKSFQMSRVPIFEEASDIFNIIEECFLQGKVKNAYIVYTRFINPVRQEIEKIRLLPFTDIKKNKDILMEPSNLQVFEHSARYYLITTIFDCLSSSLASEYAMRMTAMDNATKNSGELLEKLQLKYNRIRQSSITQEVTEIVSGAEALNSQ; encoded by the coding sequence ATGTCAAAGGGAGAGTTGCTTGAAATAAAGCGAAGAATAAAGTCTATACAGAACACACAAAAAATAACAAAAGCCATGGGACTTGTAGCAACTGCAAAATTCAAAAGGATAAGAGAAAATGCAGAATATGTAAAAGTTCTTAGTGAAGCTACAAAAGATACATTTGAAAAAACACTTTGCGAAGAATCAGTTTACACTAAATATTTTACTGTAAACGATGCTAATAGTGATTTGTATGTAATAATTACATCAAATACAGGTCTTTGTGGAAACTATAATTCAAGCGTTATAAATAGCACTTTAGAATTTTTAAAAAATGAAGATAGGCTTATAACTATAGGAGATAGAGGAAGCAATTTTTTTAAACGGAGAGGATTTAATATAGTTAAGTCTTTTCAAATGAGTAGGGTTCCAATATTTGAAGAGGCAAGTGATATTTTTAATATAATTGAGGAATGCTTTTTGCAGGGAAAAGTCAAAAATGCATATATAGTATATACAAGATTTATTAACCCTGTAAGACAGGAGATTGAAAAAATAAGACTTCTTCCTTTTACAGATATCAAGAAGAATAAAGATATTCTGATGGAGCCTTCTAATTTACAGGTTTTTGAACATAGCGCAAGATATTATTTGATAACAACTATTTTTGATTGTTTATCTTCATCATTAGCATCTGAATATGCAATGAGGATGACTGCGATGGACAATGCTACTAAAAATTCAGGTGAGCTCTTAGAAAAGCTTCAATTGAAATATAACCGAATAAGACAAAGCTCTATAACGCAAGAGGTAACGGAAATCGTTAGCGGTGCTGAGGCATTAAACTCACAATAG
- the atpA gene encoding F0F1 ATP synthase subunit alpha, giving the protein MIKVDEISSIIKVQLSKYKDEIQTADTGTVVQVGDGTSRIYGLANVMAGELLEFPNNIFGMALNLEENNVGAVLFGSDQGIKEGDIVVRTKKVVEVPVGEELIGRVVNPLGMPIDGKGPIKTSKTRPIERNAPGVIDRKSVKEPLQTGIKAIDAMVPIGKGQRELIIGDRQTGKTAIAIDTIINQKGKNVICIYVAIGQKQSTVANIVNTLESFGALDYTIIVSATASEPAPLQYLAPYAGCTMGEEFMENGKHVLIIYDDLSKHAVAYRTMSLLLRRPPGREAYPGDIFYIHSRLLERAAKLSDKLGGGSMTALPIIETLAGDVTAYIPTNVISITDGQIFLEADLFSSGVRPAINPGISVSRVGGSAQIKAMKQVAGMLRLELAQYRELAAFAQFSSDLDKETRQRIDKGKRLVEILNQAQYSPMPVEDQVIILYAAINNYINEIPVEMVKDFEKEFLEYMRTHENDLRKMIITKKELDDEIKTRLNSAIEKFASSFKNKE; this is encoded by the coding sequence ATGATTAAAGTTGATGAAATAAGCTCAATAATAAAAGTTCAACTTTCAAAGTATAAAGATGAGATTCAAACAGCAGACACTGGAACTGTAGTTCAAGTAGGTGATGGTACATCAAGAATTTATGGGCTTGCAAATGTTATGGCTGGAGAACTTTTGGAGTTCCCTAACAATATTTTCGGGATGGCTTTAAATCTTGAAGAAAACAATGTAGGAGCAGTTTTGTTTGGTTCCGACCAAGGAATAAAAGAAGGCGATATTGTTGTTAGAACTAAAAAGGTTGTTGAAGTTCCAGTAGGTGAGGAACTTATAGGCAGGGTTGTAAACCCACTTGGTATGCCAATTGATGGAAAGGGACCGATTAAGACCTCAAAAACAAGACCAATTGAGAGGAATGCACCTGGAGTTATAGATAGAAAATCAGTTAAGGAACCGCTTCAAACAGGAATAAAGGCGATAGACGCCATGGTTCCAATTGGTAAGGGACAAAGAGAGTTAATAATAGGAGATAGGCAAACTGGGAAAACGGCTATTGCGATAGACACTATAATTAATCAAAAGGGAAAGAATGTTATTTGCATATATGTTGCAATTGGACAAAAACAGTCTACAGTTGCAAATATAGTTAATACCCTTGAGAGCTTTGGAGCTCTTGACTATACGATTATTGTATCAGCAACTGCCTCAGAGCCTGCACCGCTTCAATATCTTGCACCATATGCTGGATGCACGATGGGCGAAGAATTTATGGAAAATGGAAAGCATGTTTTAATAATTTATGATGATTTATCAAAGCATGCAGTTGCATATAGAACCATGTCACTACTATTAAGAAGACCACCAGGAAGAGAAGCTTATCCTGGAGATATATTTTATATTCATTCAAGGCTTTTAGAGAGAGCTGCAAAACTAAGCGATAAATTAGGTGGGGGTTCTATGACGGCGCTTCCAATAATAGAAACGCTTGCAGGTGACGTTACCGCATATATCCCAACAAATGTTATTTCAATAACAGATGGACAGATATTTTTAGAGGCTGACCTATTCTCATCAGGGGTAAGACCTGCTATAAATCCAGGTATTTCGGTATCAAGAGTTGGAGGCTCTGCACAGATTAAAGCTATGAAGCAAGTTGCTGGTATGTTAAGACTTGAACTTGCACAATATAGGGAACTTGCAGCCTTTGCACAATTTAGCTCCGACCTTGATAAGGAAACAAGACAGAGAATTGATAAAGGAAAGAGGCTTGTTGAAATTTTAAACCAAGCACAATATAGTCCAATGCCTGTTGAGGACCAGGTAATAATACTCTATGCTGCCATAAACAACTATATAAACGAGATACCGGTTGAGATGGTTAAGGATTTTGAAAAGGAATTTTTAGAATACATGAGAACACATGAAAATGATTTAAGAAAAATGATTATAACTAAAAAGGAACTAGATGATGAAATAAAGACAAGACTAAATAGCGCAATTGAAAAATTTGCGTCTTCCTTTAAAAATAAGGAGTGA
- a CDS encoding F0F1 ATP synthase subunit delta, which produces MRDVASLKYGYALYEVALKEDKLDEYLEDLKGILDVFKASPELLEFLRHPEITLQNKLAVLSNVFRGRIQDEILRLLDLLVRNDRIDDFRYIYKDYRKFALEHKGIKIALVKTAVPLNDEERNLIKVKFSKIYDSDIEIDEIIDEEIIGGIWVRVKDDVYDGTIKSKLDTMKKTLLSNSEVEIG; this is translated from the coding sequence ATGAGAGATGTAGCATCGTTAAAATATGGATATGCCCTATACGAAGTAGCGCTTAAAGAAGACAAGCTTGATGAATACCTCGAAGACTTAAAGGGTATACTTGATGTTTTTAAGGCTTCACCTGAACTTTTAGAATTTTTAAGGCATCCTGAGATAACATTGCAAAATAAGCTTGCTGTTTTGAGCAATGTATTTAGGGGAAGAATCCAGGATGAGATTTTAAGACTTTTAGATTTGCTTGTTAGAAACGATAGGATAGATGATTTTAGGTATATATATAAGGACTATAGAAAATTTGCACTTGAACACAAGGGGATAAAAATTGCACTTGTTAAAACAGCAGTTCCCTTAAATGATGAAGAAAGAAATTTAATAAAAGTAAAATTTTCAAAGATATATGATAGCGATATAGAAATTGACGAGATAATAGATGAAGAAATAATAGGTGGAATATGGGTCAGAGTTAAAGATGATGTTTATGATGGAACAATAAAGAGCAAATTGGATACGATGAAAAAGACGCTTCTTTCAAATAGCGAGGTGGAAATAGGATGA
- a CDS encoding F0F1 ATP synthase subunit B → MSVEKWTVLFTILNTFILYLFMKKFFFDKVNGFMNKRQLSIEDKINQANKNFEKANAILLEYEQKLKQLEIDGKNIVEDYKKKAIRLYDEMIEDAKKEAELIRDRAKRDADREIERAREEIKNRIVELSLIAAAKAINDELNEEKHRKLIMDFINKVGV, encoded by the coding sequence GTGTCGGTAGAAAAATGGACGGTTCTTTTTACTATATTGAACACTTTTATACTATATTTATTCATGAAAAAGTTTTTTTTCGATAAAGTTAACGGCTTTATGAATAAAAGACAGTTATCGATTGAGGATAAAATTAATCAGGCAAATAAAAATTTTGAAAAAGCAAATGCAATACTTTTAGAGTATGAACAAAAATTAAAGCAGCTTGAGATAGATGGAAAAAATATTGTAGAAGATTATAAGAAAAAGGCAATAAGGCTTTATGATGAAATGATTGAAGATGCTAAAAAAGAGGCAGAACTTATAAGAGATAGAGCAAAGAGGGATGCAGATAGAGAAATAGAAAGGGCAAGAGAGGAAATTAAAAACAGAATAGTAGAACTTTCATTAATTGCAGCTGCAAAGGCAATAAATGATGAATTAAACGAAGAAAAACATCGCAAACTTATTATGGATTTTATAAATAAGGTAGGGGTATAA
- the atpE gene encoding ATP synthase F0 subunit C, which yields MAIDTKSLIMGLIAIGAGIAALTGFGAGIGTGIATGKAVEAVSRQPEAKNDIISTLIIGSAFSEATAIYGLLVAIILLFVFAK from the coding sequence ATGGCAATTGATACTAAATCATTAATTATGGGACTTATAGCAATAGGTGCTGGCATAGCAGCATTAACTGGTTTTGGTGCAGGAATAGGAACTGGGATTGCAACAGGAAAAGCAGTTGAGGCAGTTTCAAGACAACCAGAGGCTAAGAACGATATAATATCAACTCTTATCATAGGTAGCGCATTCTCAGAAGCGACAGCAATATATGGACTGCTTGTTGCAATAATTCTTTTATTTGTATTTGCAAAATAA
- a CDS encoding F0F1 ATP synthase subunit A: MSDAKPVFELFVLGQHIPINQSIIFQWTIMVAMITISFFLTRNMSMIPKGKQIWAEYMVESVNNLVKENMGKKYLKFAPYIGTLAIFLLLMNLFDLFGFRPPTTDYSVTLGLAIISFIIIQVNAITKNGIINYIKAFFHPFSFMFPLNIIERLVVPISLSLRLFGNTLAAVIIIELLYQALNKATEALNINIPFLQAIIPIPFHLYFSIFDGVIQMVIFVMLTMIFIKITAEH, from the coding sequence GTGTCAGACGCTAAGCCAGTGTTTGAGTTATTTGTTTTAGGACAGCATATTCCCATTAATCAGTCGATTATTTTTCAATGGACAATAATGGTAGCAATGATAACAATATCTTTTTTTCTAACTAGAAATATGAGTATGATTCCTAAGGGTAAGCAGATTTGGGCAGAGTATATGGTTGAATCAGTTAATAATTTGGTGAAGGAGAACATGGGTAAAAAGTATTTAAAATTTGCTCCCTACATAGGGACTTTGGCAATTTTTCTTTTGCTTATGAATTTGTTTGATTTATTTGGCTTTAGGCCTCCTACCACCGACTATTCAGTTACACTTGGACTTGCAATAATATCTTTTATAATTATTCAAGTTAATGCGATAACTAAGAATGGAATCATAAATTATATTAAAGCCTTTTTTCATCCATTTTCATTTATGTTTCCTTTAAATATTATTGAAAGGTTGGTAGTGCCTATTTCACTTAGCCTAAGATTATTTGGGAATACATTAGCAGCAGTAATTATAATTGAGTTGTTATACCAAGCGCTGAATAAGGCAACTGAGGCTTTAAATATAAACATACCATTTTTACAGGCGATTATCCCAATACCTTTTCATTTGTATTTTTCGATATTTGATGGTGTAATTCAAATGGTTATTTTTGTGATGCTTACAATGATATTTATCAAAATAACAGCAGAACACTAA
- the wecB gene encoding non-hydrolyzing UDP-N-acetylglucosamine 2-epimerase, with protein MKKIKVMTIFGTRPEAIKMAPLVKELEKREQFESIVCVTAQHREMLDQVLELFKIKPDYDLNIMQQRQSLSGITTRVLEGLEEIFKKSQPDIVLVHGDTTTTFAGSLAAFYNQIKVGHVEAGLRSFNKYFPFPEEMNRKLTGAISDLHFAPTKTAKENLLREGVKQEDIFVTGNTVIDAMNTTVEKSYRFETEELNEINYKNKKVIMVTAHRRENWGEPLENICTALRRIAEDFEEVEIIYLVHLNPAVKEVAYKVLGDVPRVHLLPPLDTKETHNLMNKSYMVVTDSGGLQEEAPHLGKPVLVLRDVTERPEAVSAGTAKIIGTDKENVYQNIKNLLTDKEAYNKMANAINPYGDGKASERIADSILYYFGIYKKRPDEFNSF; from the coding sequence TTGAAAAAGATTAAGGTTATGACGATATTTGGAACAAGGCCAGAGGCAATTAAAATGGCTCCTCTTGTTAAAGAACTTGAAAAAAGAGAACAATTTGAATCCATTGTTTGTGTTACAGCGCAGCACAGGGAAATGCTTGACCAGGTTTTGGAGCTTTTTAAAATAAAGCCTGATTATGATTTAAATATAATGCAGCAGAGGCAGTCACTTTCTGGCATCACAACAAGGGTATTAGAGGGCTTGGAAGAAATATTTAAAAAGTCACAGCCAGATATAGTTTTAGTTCATGGGGATACGACAACTACATTTGCAGGAAGCCTTGCAGCCTTTTATAACCAAATAAAGGTAGGTCACGTTGAGGCTGGTTTAAGAAGTTTTAACAAATATTTCCCATTTCCAGAGGAAATGAATAGAAAACTGACTGGTGCGATTTCGGATTTACATTTTGCTCCAACCAAAACTGCAAAGGAGAACCTTTTGAGAGAGGGAGTTAAGCAAGAAGATATATTTGTTACGGGAAATACTGTTATAGATGCAATGAACACAACTGTTGAAAAATCATATAGATTCGAAACTGAGGAATTAAATGAAATAAATTATAAGAATAAAAAAGTTATAATGGTTACTGCCCACAGAAGAGAAAACTGGGGAGAGCCGCTTGAAAATATTTGCACTGCTTTAAGAAGAATTGCTGAAGATTTTGAAGAAGTTGAGATAATCTATCTTGTTCATCTTAATCCAGCCGTAAAGGAAGTTGCTTATAAAGTATTAGGCGATGTGCCTAGGGTTCATTTATTGCCACCTCTTGATACTAAGGAGACGCATAATCTTATGAATAAAAGCTATATGGTTGTTACAGATTCGGGTGGACTTCAAGAAGAAGCACCTCACCTCGGAAAGCCAGTTTTAGTTCTAAGAGATGTTACTGAAAGACCAGAAGCGGTTTCAGCAGGAACAGCAAAGATAATTGGAACGGACAAAGAAAATGTATATCAAAATATTAAAAATTTATTAACAGATAAAGAAGCATATAACAAGATGGCAAATGCTATTAATCCTTATGGAGATGGAAAGGCTTCAGAAAGAATAGCTGATTCAATCCTATACTATTTCGGAATATATAAGAAAAGACCTGATGAGTTTAATAGCTTTTAG
- a CDS encoding glycosyltransferase family 4 protein, with product MILFILVFLTAFAISIALTPIIKKLAFKINAVDVPKDERRIHNKPIPRIGGVAIYIAFIAGILIYSTLDRHVYGIIIGSTIIFIGGFIDDLKNLKPKYKLFFQIAAALVLIFFDVNVKFLTIPFAANGESLYIGYIGTAITFLWVVGITNALNLIDGLDGLATGVCFISAISLFFVSLISGRSIAVIMTLVLSGACLGFLPYNFNPASIFLGDSGAQLLGFLLAAISIQGAIKSAAAFAIAVPIIALGIPIYDTLFAMIRRKINNRPISEADRGHFHHRLLDMGLNQKQVVLIMYSVSIVFGIVSVLAMLLTAKKSFALLIIIFAVTLSFAIEFGLLSKK from the coding sequence ATGATTTTGTTTATATTAGTTTTTTTGACTGCCTTTGCAATTTCAATTGCATTGACACCGATTATAAAAAAGCTTGCGTTTAAGATAAACGCTGTAGATGTGCCAAAGGATGAAAGAAGGATTCACAATAAACCCATTCCTAGGATTGGTGGAGTTGCTATTTATATTGCGTTTATTGCTGGGATATTGATTTATTCAACATTGGATAGGCATGTTTACGGAATTATAATAGGTTCAACAATAATATTTATAGGTGGATTTATTGATGATTTAAAAAATTTAAAGCCTAAGTATAAATTATTTTTTCAAATAGCAGCAGCTCTTGTTTTGATATTTTTTGATGTTAACGTAAAGTTCCTAACGATTCCATTTGCTGCAAATGGGGAATCACTTTATATTGGCTATATTGGAACGGCAATCACTTTTTTATGGGTGGTTGGCATTACAAATGCGTTAAATCTTATAGATGGGCTTGATGGGCTTGCAACAGGAGTTTGTTTTATTTCTGCAATATCCCTTTTCTTTGTGTCATTGATTAGTGGAAGGTCTATTGCTGTTATTATGACTCTTGTATTGTCAGGTGCCTGTCTTGGTTTTTTACCATATAATTTTAATCCAGCTTCGATATTTTTAGGAGATAGTGGGGCACAGCTTTTGGGTTTTCTTCTTGCAGCTATCTCGATTCAAGGGGCGATTAAGTCGGCGGCAGCATTTGCAATTGCAGTTCCTATAATAGCCCTTGGTATTCCAATTTATGATACATTGTTTGCAATGATTAGGAGAAAAATAAATAATAGACCGATATCTGAGGCTGACAGAGGCCATTTTCATCATAGGCTACTTGATATGGGGCTCAATCAAAAACAAGTTGTTCTTATAATGTATTCTGTCAGCATCGTTTTTGGAATTGTTTCGGTGCTTGCAATGCTTTTAACTGCTAAAAAATCCTTTGCACTTTTAATTATTATTTTTGCCGTAACTTTGTCATTTGCAATAGAGTTTGGACTATTAAGTAAGAAATGA
- a CDS encoding deoxycytidylate deaminase codes for MRPKWDEYFMEIAEVVKKRSTCLRRQVGAIIVKDNRILTTGYNGVPPKMSHCEELGCLRQKLNIPSGQRHELCRALHAEQNAIVQAAKYGISIEDSTIYITSQPCIICAKLIIASGIKRIVYSGDYPDELSMQMLNESGVEVVNLKY; via the coding sequence ATGAGGCCTAAATGGGATGAATATTTTATGGAAATTGCTGAGGTTGTAAAAAAGCGTTCGACATGCCTAAGACGTCAGGTAGGGGCGATAATAGTCAAGGATAATAGAATACTAACAACAGGATATAATGGAGTTCCTCCAAAAATGAGTCATTGCGAAGAGTTGGGATGCCTAAGGCAAAAGTTAAACATTCCTTCGGGACAAAGACACGAACTTTGCAGAGCTTTGCATGCTGAACAAAACGCAATTGTTCAAGCTGCAAAATATGGAATTTCCATTGAAGATTCAACAATATATATAACAAGTCAACCTTGTATCATATGTGCAAAACTTATTATCGCATCGGGAATAAAAAGAATCGTTTACAGCGGGGACTATCCTGATGAACTTTCAATGCAGATGCTAAATGAATCAGGGGTTGAAGTTGTAAATTTAAAGTATTAA
- the upp gene encoding uracil phosphoribosyltransferase — MDKRVTIIDHPLIQHKLSIMRDKNTGSKDFRELLEEIAMLMAYEVTRNFQLEEVEIETPICLTKAKMLTGKKVAIVPILRAGLGMVDGMLKLIPAAKVGHIGLYRDPETLKPVEYYCKLPSDISERDIILVDPMLATGGSASDGIHLLKEKGAKNIKLMCLIAAPEGIEAVLNDHPDVEIYVAAVDEYLNDHGYIVPGLGDAGDRIFGTK, encoded by the coding sequence ATGGACAAGAGAGTTACAATAATTGACCATCCACTAATACAGCATAAACTGTCAATAATGAGGGATAAGAATACTGGTTCAAAGGATTTTAGAGAACTACTTGAAGAAATTGCTATGCTTATGGCATATGAAGTTACAAGGAATTTCCAACTTGAGGAGGTTGAAATTGAAACTCCGATTTGTTTGACTAAAGCAAAGATGCTGACAGGAAAAAAGGTTGCTATTGTTCCAATCTTAAGAGCTGGGCTTGGAATGGTTGACGGAATGCTAAAGTTAATTCCAGCGGCAAAGGTTGGGCACATAGGTCTTTATAGGGACCCAGAGACTTTGAAACCAGTTGAATATTACTGCAAGCTTCCTTCAGATATATCGGAAAGAGATATAATACTTGTTGACCCAATGCTTGCAACAGGTGGTTCAGCGAGCGATGGAATTCACCTTTTGAAGGAAAAGGGAGCTAAAAATATTAAATTAATGTGCTTGATTGCAGCACCGGAAGGAATTGAAGCAGTTTTAAATGACCATCCGGATGTTGAGATATATGTTGCTGCAGTAGATGAGTATTTAAACGACCATGGCTATATAGTTCCTGGGCTTGGAGATGCTGGTGATAGAATATTTGGAACTAAGTAG
- the rpiB gene encoding ribose 5-phosphate isomerase B has translation MKIAIASDHGGLSLKEVIKKHLEGRKIEVVDFGTNSTESCDYTDFALSVAEAVAKGEFEKGILVCGTGIGMSIAANKVKGIRAAHVTDTFSAKACVEHNNANIMTLGERITGPGLAIDIVEAYLSSEFQGGRHQRRIDKISDIENKYMK, from the coding sequence ATGAAAATTGCAATAGCATCTGACCATGGTGGACTTAGTTTAAAGGAAGTTATTAAAAAACATCTTGAAGGAAGAAAGATTGAAGTTGTTGATTTTGGGACAAATTCAACTGAATCCTGTGATTATACTGATTTTGCCCTTTCAGTTGCGGAGGCTGTTGCAAAGGGAGAGTTTGAAAAGGGAATACTTGTTTGTGGAACAGGAATAGGTATGTCGATTGCAGCAAACAAAGTGAAGGGTATAAGAGCTGCACATGTTACAGATACTTTTTCAGCAAAGGCTTGCGTTGAGCATAACAATGCAAACATTATGACACTTGGTGAGAGAATTACAGGTCCTGGACTTGCAATTGACATAGTTGAAGCTTATTTATCTTCAGAATTCCAAGGTGGAAGACATCAAAGAAGAATCGATAAGATATCTGATATTGAAAACAAATATATGAAATAA
- a CDS encoding low molecular weight protein arginine phosphatase: MKILFVCTGNTCRSAMAEGIAKHLLSKENLSAEVSSAGVFATFGTSASENAILALDEIGIDISKHISKPLTEEMLKEANLVLTMTLGHKNAILSKYPQFSDKVYTLFEYINEDKDVLDPFGGNLEVYRQTANEIKQAIEKIISKIKES; this comes from the coding sequence ATGAAAATACTTTTCGTATGCACAGGGAACACATGTAGAAGTGCAATGGCAGAAGGTATTGCTAAACATTTGTTAAGTAAAGAAAATCTTTCAGCCGAAGTTTCCTCTGCAGGAGTATTTGCAACATTTGGAACATCAGCCTCTGAAAATGCTATTTTAGCCCTTGATGAGATAGGCATTGATATTTCTAAACATATTTCCAAACCTTTAACAGAAGAAATGCTAAAAGAAGCTAATTTAGTCCTTACGATGACTTTGGGTCATAAAAACGCGATTCTATCAAAATATCCACAATTTTCAGATAAAGTATATACACTTTTTGAATACATAAATGAAGATAAAGACGTTTTAGACCCATTTGGTGGAAATTTAGAAGTTTATAGACAAACTGCTAATGAAATTAAACAAGCTATTGAAAAAATTATCAGTAAAATAAAGGAAAGTTAA